One stretch of Streptomyces sp. MMBL 11-1 DNA includes these proteins:
- a CDS encoding DUF3566 domain-containing protein, translating to MTDTRGPQPQYEGYATGPLPGEREPAPGPSGPYHPPQAYQAPGGGTQGGRPRPGQPADGTLGGAQGVGGVQAARKPRTGARTTPRTRKARLRVAKADPWSVMKVSFLLSIALGICTVVASAVLWMVMDAMGVFETVGGTISEATGSNESNGFDLQSFLSLPRVLIFTSVIAVIDVVLATALATLGAFIYNLSAGFVGGVELTLAEDE from the coding sequence GTGACGGACACACGAGGGCCTCAGCCCCAGTACGAGGGTTACGCGACCGGGCCCCTGCCCGGCGAGCGTGAGCCCGCACCGGGGCCATCGGGGCCGTACCACCCGCCCCAGGCGTACCAGGCGCCCGGTGGCGGCACCCAGGGCGGCCGACCGCGCCCCGGGCAGCCGGCCGACGGCACGTTGGGCGGTGCGCAGGGCGTGGGCGGCGTTCAGGCGGCGCGCAAGCCGCGCACGGGGGCGCGGACCACTCCGCGTACCCGCAAGGCCCGTCTGCGGGTGGCCAAGGCCGACCCGTGGTCGGTGATGAAGGTCAGCTTCCTGCTGTCGATCGCGCTGGGCATCTGCACGGTGGTGGCGTCGGCGGTGCTGTGGATGGTCATGGACGCCATGGGCGTCTTCGAGACCGTCGGCGGCACGATCAGCGAGGCCACCGGCTCGAACGAGAGCAACGGCTTCGATCTGCAGTCGTTCCTGTCGCTGCCGCGCGTGCTCATCTTCACCTCGGTCATCGCCGTGATCGACGTGGTGCTGGCCACCGCGCTGGCGACGCTGGGCGCCTTCATCTACAACCTGTCGGCGGGCTTCGTGGGCGGTGTGGAGCTCACGCTGGCCGAGGACGAGTAG
- the gyrA gene encoding DNA gyrase subunit A, whose translation MADENTPVTPEPVMPEAEIVPGVGMRVEPVGLETEMQRSYLDYAMSVIVSRALPDVRDGLKPVHRRVLYAMYDGGYRPEKGFYKCARVVGDVMGTYHPHGDSSIYDALVRLAQHWSMRMPLVDSNGNFGSPGNDPAAAMRYTECKMMPLSMEMVRDIDEETVDFQDNYDGRNQEPTVLPARFPNLLVNGSAGIAVGMATNIPPHNLREVASGAQWYLEHPEASHEELLDALIERIKGPDFPTGALVVGRKGIEEAYRTGRGSITMRAVVAVEEIQGRQCLVVTELPYQTNPDNLAQKIADLVKDGKVGGIADVRDETSSRTGQRLVVVLKRDAVAKVVLNNLYKHTDLQTNFGANMLALVDGVPRTLSIDAFIRHWVTHQIEVIVRRTRFRLRKAEERAHILRGLLKALNAIDEVIALIRRSNTVEIAREGLMGLLEIDELQANAILEMQLRRLAALEHQKITAEHDELQAKINEYNEILASPAKQRTIVSEELAAIVDKFGDDRRSQLVPFDGDMSIEDLIAEEDIVVTISRSGYVKRTKTDDYRSQKRGGKGVRGTKLREDDIVDHFFVSTTHHWLLFFTNKGRVYRAKAYELPDAGRDARGQHVANLLAFQPDEKIAQILAIRDYEAVPYLILATKGGLVKKTALKDYDSPRSGGVIAINLREMPDGGDDELIGAELVSAEDDLLLISRKAQSIRFTATDDALRPMGRATSGVKGMSFREGDELLSMNVVRPGTFVFTATDGGYAKRTPVDEYRVQGRGGLGIKAAKIVEDRGSLVGALVVEETDEILAITLGGGVIRTRVNEVRETGRDTMGVQLINLGKRDAVVGIARNAEAGREAEEVDGADDVDGEMAEVHAEGVSEGTVEGTEPSTGEHEE comes from the coding sequence ATGGCCGACGAGAACACCCCTGTGACACCTGAACCCGTGATGCCCGAGGCGGAGATCGTCCCCGGAGTGGGCATGCGCGTCGAGCCCGTCGGGCTCGAGACGGAGATGCAGCGCTCCTATCTCGACTACGCGATGTCCGTCATCGTCTCGCGTGCGCTGCCCGACGTACGGGACGGACTCAAGCCCGTCCACCGCCGGGTGCTGTACGCGATGTACGACGGCGGGTACCGCCCCGAGAAGGGGTTCTACAAGTGCGCCCGCGTCGTCGGCGACGTCATGGGTACGTACCACCCGCACGGCGACTCCTCCATCTACGACGCCCTGGTGCGCCTCGCGCAGCACTGGTCGATGCGCATGCCGCTGGTGGACTCCAACGGCAACTTCGGTTCCCCGGGCAACGACCCGGCCGCCGCCATGCGGTACACCGAGTGCAAGATGATGCCGCTGTCCATGGAGATGGTCCGGGACATCGACGAGGAGACCGTCGACTTCCAGGACAACTACGACGGCCGCAACCAGGAGCCGACGGTCCTCCCGGCGCGCTTCCCGAACCTGCTGGTCAACGGCTCCGCGGGCATCGCGGTCGGCATGGCGACCAACATCCCGCCGCACAACCTCCGTGAGGTCGCCTCCGGTGCCCAGTGGTACCTGGAGCACCCCGAGGCCTCGCACGAGGAGCTGCTGGACGCGCTGATCGAGCGCATCAAGGGCCCCGACTTCCCCACCGGCGCGCTGGTCGTGGGCCGCAAGGGCATCGAGGAGGCGTACCGCACCGGGCGCGGCTCCATCACGATGCGCGCGGTCGTCGCGGTCGAGGAGATCCAGGGCCGCCAGTGCCTGGTCGTCACGGAGCTGCCGTACCAGACCAACCCCGACAACCTCGCGCAGAAGATCGCCGACCTGGTCAAGGACGGCAAGGTCGGCGGGATCGCGGACGTCCGCGACGAGACCTCCTCGCGTACGGGGCAGCGCCTGGTCGTCGTCCTCAAGCGGGACGCGGTCGCCAAGGTCGTCCTGAACAACCTGTACAAGCACACCGACCTCCAGACGAACTTCGGCGCGAACATGCTGGCGCTCGTCGACGGGGTGCCGCGCACGCTGTCGATCGACGCGTTCATCCGCCACTGGGTGACGCACCAGATCGAGGTCATCGTCCGGCGGACCAGGTTCCGGCTGCGCAAGGCCGAGGAGCGGGCGCACATCCTGCGCGGCCTGCTCAAGGCCCTGAACGCCATCGACGAGGTCATCGCCCTCATCCGGCGATCCAACACGGTGGAGATCGCGCGCGAGGGCCTGATGGGCCTGCTGGAGATCGACGAGCTCCAGGCGAACGCGATCCTGGAAATGCAGCTGCGCCGCCTGGCCGCGCTGGAGCACCAGAAGATCACCGCCGAGCACGACGAGCTCCAGGCGAAGATCAACGAGTACAACGAGATCCTGGCGTCGCCCGCCAAGCAGCGCACGATCGTCAGCGAGGAGCTGGCGGCGATCGTCGACAAGTTCGGCGACGACCGGCGTTCCCAGCTGGTGCCCTTCGACGGTGACATGTCCATCGAGGACCTGATCGCCGAGGAGGACATCGTCGTCACGATCTCCCGCAGCGGTTATGTGAAGCGCACGAAGACGGACGACTACCGCTCGCAGAAGCGCGGCGGCAAGGGCGTGCGCGGCACGAAGCTGCGGGAAGACGACATCGTCGACCACTTCTTCGTCTCCACGACCCACCACTGGCTGCTGTTCTTCACGAACAAGGGCCGGGTCTACCGGGCCAAGGCGTACGAGCTCCCGGACGCCGGCCGGGACGCGCGCGGCCAGCACGTCGCCAACCTGCTGGCCTTCCAGCCGGACGAGAAGATCGCCCAGATCCTCGCGATCCGCGACTACGAGGCCGTGCCGTACCTGATCCTGGCGACGAAGGGCGGTCTCGTGAAGAAGACCGCGCTCAAGGACTACGACTCGCCGCGCTCGGGCGGGGTCATCGCGATCAACCTGCGCGAGATGCCGGACGGCGGCGACGACGAGCTGATCGGCGCCGAGCTGGTGTCGGCCGAGGACGACCTGCTGCTCATCAGCAGGAAGGCCCAGTCGATCAGGTTCACCGCGACGGACGACGCGCTGCGCCCCATGGGCCGTGCCACCTCGGGTGTCAAGGGGATGAGTTTCCGCGAGGGCGACGAACTGCTCTCGATGAATGTCGTCCGGCCCGGTACGTTCGTCTTCACCGCTACCGACGGCGGGTACGCGAAGCGGACCCCCGTCGACGAGTACCGCGTCCAGGGTCGCGGCGGCCTCGGCATCAAGGCCGCCAAGATCGTGGAGGACCGCGGATCGCTCGTCGGTGCGCTGGTGGTCGAGGAGACCGACGAGATTCTCGCCATCACGCTCGGCGGTGGTGTGATTCGTACGCGAGTCAATGAAGTCAGGGAGACGGGCCGTGACACCATGGGCGTCCAACTGATCAATCTGGGCAAGCGCGACGCCGTCGTCGGCATCGCGCGCAACGCCGAGGCCGGTCGTGAGGCGGAAGAGGTCGATGGGGCCGATGACGTCGACGGCGAGATGGCCGAGGTTCACGCCGAGGGCGTGAGTGAGGGCACTGTCGAGGGCACGGAGCCTTCGACCGGGGAGCACGAGGAGTAG
- the gyrB gene encoding DNA topoisomerase (ATP-hydrolyzing) subunit B → MLCQKGRFVADSGNPNENIPSTVGEHGEAAASYDASAITVLEGLDAVRKRPGMYIGSTGERGLHHLVQEVVDNSVDEAMAGHADTIDVTILADGGVRVIDNGRGIPVGIVPSEGKPAVEVVLTVLHAGGKFGGGGYAVSGGLHGVGVSVVNALSTRVAVEVKTDGHRWTQDYKLGVPTAPLAKHEATEETGTTVTFWADGDIFETTEYSFETLSRRFQEMAFLNKGLTLKLTDERESAKATAGADSADAVEPAEEETARTVTYHYENGIVDFVKYLNSRKGDVIHQSVIDIEAEDKDRLLSAEIAMQWNTQYTEGVYSFANAIHTHEGGTHEEGFRAALTSLVNRYARDKKLLREKDDNLTGEDVREGLTAIISVKLGEPQFEGQTKTKLGNTEAKTFVQKVVHEQLTDWFDRNPNEAADIIRKGIAASTARVAARKARDLTRRKGLLESASLPGKLSDCQSNDPTKCEIFIVEGDSAGGSAKSGRNPMYQAILPIRGKILNVEKARIDKILQNTEVQALISAFGTGVHEDFDLEKLRYHKIILMADADVDGQHINTLLLTFLFRFMRPLVEQGNVYLSRPPLYKIKWGRDDFEYAYSDRERDALVALGKQNGKRIKEDSIQRFKGLGEMNAEELRITTMDVDHRVLGQVTLDDAAQADDLFSVLMGEDVEARRSFIQRNAKDVRFLDI, encoded by the coding sequence GTGCTGTGCCAGAAAGGGCGCTTCGTGGCCGATTCCGGCAACCCCAACGAGAACATTCCGTCCACAGTCGGTGAGCACGGCGAGGCCGCCGCCTCGTACGACGCCAGCGCGATCACCGTGCTGGAAGGGCTGGACGCGGTCCGCAAGCGGCCTGGCATGTACATCGGCTCGACCGGTGAGCGCGGCCTGCACCACCTGGTGCAGGAAGTCGTCGACAACTCGGTCGACGAGGCGATGGCGGGCCACGCGGACACCATCGACGTCACGATCCTCGCCGACGGCGGGGTGCGTGTGATCGACAACGGCCGGGGCATCCCGGTCGGCATCGTGCCGTCCGAAGGGAAGCCGGCCGTCGAGGTCGTGCTGACCGTCCTGCACGCGGGCGGCAAGTTCGGCGGCGGCGGATACGCCGTCTCCGGCGGTCTGCACGGCGTCGGCGTCTCCGTCGTCAACGCCCTGTCCACCCGGGTCGCCGTCGAGGTCAAGACCGACGGCCACCGCTGGACCCAGGACTACAAGCTCGGCGTCCCGACCGCCCCGCTGGCCAAGCACGAGGCCACCGAGGAGACCGGCACGACGGTCACCTTCTGGGCCGACGGGGACATCTTCGAGACCACCGAGTACAGCTTCGAGACCCTCTCGCGCCGCTTCCAGGAGATGGCGTTCCTCAACAAGGGCCTCACCCTCAAGCTCACCGACGAGCGGGAGTCGGCGAAGGCGACGGCGGGCGCGGACAGCGCGGACGCGGTCGAGCCCGCCGAGGAGGAGACCGCCCGCACGGTCACGTACCACTACGAAAACGGCATCGTCGATTTCGTGAAGTACCTCAACTCCCGCAAGGGCGACGTCATTCACCAGTCGGTGATCGACATCGAGGCCGAGGACAAGGACCGTCTCCTCTCGGCCGAGATCGCCATGCAGTGGAACACGCAGTACACCGAAGGCGTCTACTCCTTCGCCAACGCGATCCACACGCACGAGGGCGGTACGCACGAGGAGGGCTTCCGCGCGGCGCTGACCTCGCTGGTCAACCGGTACGCGCGCGACAAGAAGCTGCTGCGCGAGAAGGACGACAACCTCACCGGCGAGGACGTCCGTGAGGGCCTCACCGCGATCATCTCGGTGAAGCTTGGCGAGCCGCAGTTCGAGGGCCAGACAAAGACCAAGCTGGGCAACACGGAGGCCAAGACCTTCGTGCAGAAGGTCGTCCACGAGCAGCTGACGGACTGGTTCGACCGGAACCCCAACGAGGCCGCCGACATCATCCGCAAGGGCATCGCCGCCTCGACCGCCCGCGTGGCGGCCCGCAAGGCGCGTGACCTGACCCGCCGCAAGGGGCTGCTGGAGAGCGCCTCGCTGCCGGGCAAGCTCAGCGACTGCCAGTCGAACGACCCCACCAAGTGCGAGATCTTCATCGTCGAGGGTGACTCCGCCGGCGGTTCGGCGAAATCCGGCCGTAACCCGATGTACCAGGCGATCCTGCCCATCCGAGGCAAGATCCTGAACGTCGAGAAGGCCCGGATCGACAAGATCCTCCAGAACACCGAGGTCCAGGCGCTGATCTCGGCGTTCGGCACCGGGGTCCACGAGGACTTCGACCTCGAGAAGCTCCGCTATCACAAGATCATCCTGATGGCGGACGCCGACGTCGACGGTCAGCACATCAACACCCTGCTGCTGACGTTCCTCTTCCGCTTCATGCGGCCCCTGGTGGAGCAGGGCAACGTCTACCTCTCGCGCCCGCCGCTCTACAAGATCAAGTGGGGCCGGGACGACTTCGAGTACGCCTACTCGGACCGGGAGCGCGACGCCCTGGTGGCGCTCGGCAAGCAGAACGGCAAGCGGATCAAGGAAGACTCGATCCAGCGCTTCAAGGGCCTCGGCGAGATGAACGCCGAAGAGCTGCGCATCACGACCATGGACGTCGACCACCGGGTCCTCGGCCAGGTGACGCTGGACGACGCCGCGCAGGCCGACGACCTGTTCTCGGTGCTCATGGGCGAGGACGTCGAGGCGCGACGCTCGTTCATCCAGCGCAACGCCAAGGACGTCCGCTTCCTCGACATCTGA
- a CDS encoding DUF721 domain-containing protein, whose protein sequence is MTGVDLARVALRAAKEQARARGAAAQQKKQARRGGGLRSGARSDGRDPQPLGSAINRLITERGWETPAAVGGVVGRWPQIVGDDLANHCVPLRYDDDPDARVLTVSCDSTAWATQLRLLAPQLVARLNADLGQGTVRMIKVVGPGGPERRFGPLRAPGSKGPGDTYG, encoded by the coding sequence GTGACCGGGGTGGATCTCGCCCGGGTCGCGTTGCGGGCGGCGAAGGAGCAGGCCAGGGCGCGGGGCGCGGCGGCGCAGCAGAAGAAGCAGGCCCGGCGCGGCGGCGGGCTGCGCTCGGGCGCACGGTCGGACGGCCGGGACCCGCAGCCGCTGGGCTCCGCGATCAACCGGCTGATCACCGAGCGGGGCTGGGAGACGCCGGCGGCGGTCGGCGGGGTGGTGGGGCGGTGGCCGCAGATCGTCGGCGACGATCTGGCGAACCACTGCGTACCCCTGCGGTACGACGACGATCCGGACGCCCGGGTGCTGACCGTGAGCTGCGACTCGACGGCGTGGGCGACGCAGCTGCGGCTGCTGGCTCCGCAGCTGGTGGCCCGGCTGAACGCGGATCTGGGCCAGGGCACCGTACGGATGATCAAGGTGGTCGGGCCGGGGGGTCCGGAGCGCCGGTTCGGGCCGTTGCGGGCCCCCGGCAGCAAGGGGCCGGGCGACACCTACGGGTGA
- the recF gene encoding DNA replication/repair protein RecF (All proteins in this family for which functions are known are DNA-binding proteins that assist the filamentation of RecA onto DNA for the initiation of recombination or recombinational repair.) — MHVTHLSLADFRSYARVEVPLDPGVTAFVGPNGQGKTNLVEAVGYLATLGSHRVSSDAPLVRMGAERAVIRAAVTQGERSQLVELELNPGRANRARVNRSSQVRPRDVLGIVRTVLFAPEDLALVKGDPGERRRFLDELVTARSPRMAGVRSDYERVLKQRNTLLKSAAMARRHGGRSMDMSTLDVWDQHLGRVGAELLAQRLDLIATLQPLADKAYGDVAPGGGPVALEYRSSVGEGVGPARTREELYEQLIAALVGVRKQEIERGVTLVGPHRDDLVLGLRGMPAKGYASHGESWSYALALRLASYELLRSEGNEPVLVLDDVFAELDARRRERLAELVAPGEQVLVTAAVAEDVPGGLAGARYAVTAGEVERV, encoded by the coding sequence ATGCACGTCACCCATCTCTCGTTGGCCGACTTCCGCTCGTACGCCCGGGTCGAGGTGCCTCTCGACCCGGGCGTCACCGCGTTCGTGGGGCCCAACGGGCAGGGCAAGACCAACCTCGTCGAGGCCGTCGGCTATCTCGCCACCCTCGGCAGCCACCGGGTCTCCTCGGACGCCCCGCTGGTGCGGATGGGAGCGGAGCGGGCGGTGATCCGCGCGGCGGTCACCCAGGGCGAGCGTTCGCAGCTGGTCGAGCTGGAGCTGAATCCGGGCCGCGCCAACAGGGCCCGTGTCAACCGGTCCTCGCAGGTCAGACCGCGTGACGTGCTCGGGATCGTACGGACCGTGCTGTTCGCGCCGGAGGACCTGGCCCTGGTCAAGGGCGACCCCGGCGAGCGGCGGCGGTTCCTGGACGAGCTGGTCACGGCACGTTCGCCCCGGATGGCCGGGGTCCGCTCCGACTACGAGCGGGTGCTGAAGCAGCGCAACACGCTCCTCAAGTCCGCGGCGATGGCGCGCCGGCACGGTGGGCGCTCGATGGACATGTCCACGCTCGACGTCTGGGACCAGCACCTGGGCCGGGTGGGCGCCGAGCTGCTGGCGCAGCGTCTCGATCTGATCGCCACGCTCCAGCCGCTGGCCGACAAGGCGTACGGGGACGTCGCGCCGGGCGGCGGTCCGGTGGCGCTGGAGTACCGCAGCTCGGTCGGTGAGGGCGTGGGTCCCGCGCGCACCCGCGAGGAGCTGTACGAGCAGCTGATCGCGGCGCTCGTGGGCGTCCGCAAGCAGGAGATCGAGCGGGGCGTGACCCTGGTCGGCCCGCACCGCGACGATCTGGTGCTCGGTCTGCGGGGGATGCCGGCGAAGGGGTACGCGAGTCACGGCGAGTCCTGGAGCTACGCGCTGGCGCTGCGGCTGGCCAGTTACGAGCTGCTGCGCTCCGAGGGCAACGAGCCGGTGCTGGTGCTCGACGACGTCTTCGCCGAGCTGGACGCCCGTCGCCGTGAGCGGCTGGCGGAGCTGGTGGCTCCGGGCGAGCAGGTGCTCGTGACGGCCGCGGTGGCCGAGGACGTCCCGGGCGGGCTGGCGGGGGCACGGTACGCGGTGACCGCGGGTGAGGTGGAGCGCGTATGA
- the gnd gene encoding phosphogluconate dehydrogenase (NAD(+)-dependent, decarboxylating), with product MELGLVGLGKMGGNMRERIRRAGHTVIGYDRNPDVADVHSLEELVGKLKGPRVVWVMVPAGAATQSTVDELAELLSPGDVVVDGGNSRWTDDEKHAAELGLKDIGFVDCGVSGGVWGLKNGYALMYGGTDENVAKVQPIFDALKPEGDFGSVHAGKVGAGHFAKMVHNGIEYAMMQAYAEGWELLEKVDSVTDVREVFRSWQEGTVIRSWLLDLAVNALDDDEHLEKLRGFAADSGEGRWTVEAAIDNAVPLPAITASLFARFASRQDDSPQMKMIAALRNQFGGHAVESKSEN from the coding sequence ATGGAGCTCGGTCTCGTCGGCCTCGGCAAGATGGGCGGCAACATGCGCGAGCGCATCCGCCGCGCAGGCCACACCGTCATCGGTTACGACCGCAACCCGGATGTCGCCGATGTCCACAGTCTCGAAGAGCTTGTGGGCAAGCTGAAGGGCCCGCGGGTCGTCTGGGTCATGGTCCCGGCAGGCGCCGCCACCCAGTCCACGGTCGACGAGCTCGCCGAGCTGCTCTCGCCCGGTGACGTCGTCGTCGACGGCGGGAACTCCCGGTGGACCGACGACGAGAAGCACGCCGCCGAGCTGGGCCTCAAGGACATCGGCTTCGTCGACTGCGGTGTTTCCGGCGGCGTCTGGGGCCTGAAGAACGGCTACGCCCTGATGTACGGCGGCACCGACGAGAACGTGGCGAAGGTCCAGCCGATCTTCGACGCGCTGAAGCCCGAGGGCGACTTCGGTTCCGTCCACGCGGGCAAGGTCGGCGCCGGCCACTTCGCGAAGATGGTCCACAACGGCATCGAGTACGCCATGATGCAGGCCTACGCCGAGGGCTGGGAGCTGCTGGAGAAGGTCGACTCGGTCACCGACGTGCGTGAGGTCTTCCGTTCCTGGCAGGAGGGCACGGTCATCCGTTCCTGGCTGCTCGACCTCGCGGTCAACGCGCTCGACGACGACGAGCACCTGGAGAAGCTCCGGGGCTTCGCCGCCGACTCGGGCGAGGGCCGCTGGACGGTGGAGGCCGCGATCGACAACGCGGTGCCGCTGCCCGCGATCACGGCGTCGCTGTTCGCGCGGTTCGCCTCGCGCCAGGACGACTCGCCGCAGATGAAGATGATCGCCGCGCTGCGCAACCAGTTCGGCGGGCACGCGGTCGAGTCCAAGTCCGAGAACTGA
- the dnaN gene encoding DNA polymerase III subunit beta — MKIRVERDVLAEAVAWVARSLPARPPAPVLAGLLLKAEDGALSFSSFDYEVSARVSVDAEVDEDGTVLVSGRLLADICRALPNRPVEISTDGVRATVVCGSSRFTLHTLPVEEYPALPQMPTATGTVPGEVFASAAAQVAIAAGRDDTLPVLTGVRIEIEGDTVTLASTDRYRFAVREFLWKPENADASAVALVPAKTLLDTAKALTSGDTVTLALSGSGAGEGLIGFEGAGRRTTTRLLEGDLPKYRTLFPTEFNSVAVIETAPFVEAVKRVALVAERNTPVRLSFEQGVLILEAGSSDDAQAVERVDAVLEGDDISIAFNPTFLLDGLSAIDSPVAQLSFTTSTKPALLSGRPAVDAEADDAYKYLIMPVRLSG; from the coding sequence GTGAAGATCCGGGTGGAGCGCGATGTACTCGCGGAGGCGGTGGCCTGGGTGGCCCGCAGCCTCCCGGCCCGTCCGCCGGCGCCCGTTCTCGCGGGCCTTCTGCTGAAGGCCGAGGACGGAGCCCTCAGCTTCTCCAGCTTCGACTACGAGGTCTCCGCCAGGGTCTCCGTGGACGCGGAGGTCGACGAGGACGGCACGGTGCTCGTCTCCGGCCGGCTGCTCGCCGACATCTGCCGCGCCCTGCCGAACCGCCCGGTGGAGATCTCCACCGACGGGGTGCGGGCCACGGTCGTCTGCGGTTCCTCCCGCTTCACGCTCCACACACTGCCTGTGGAGGAGTACCCCGCGCTGCCGCAGATGCCGACCGCCACGGGCACCGTCCCCGGTGAGGTCTTCGCCTCGGCCGCCGCCCAGGTCGCCATCGCCGCCGGCCGCGACGACACCCTGCCGGTGCTCACCGGTGTGCGGATCGAGATCGAGGGCGACACGGTAACGCTCGCCTCCACCGACCGTTACCGCTTCGCGGTCCGCGAGTTCCTGTGGAAGCCGGAGAACGCCGACGCCTCGGCGGTCGCCCTGGTGCCCGCCAAGACCCTCCTGGACACCGCCAAGGCGCTCACCAGCGGCGACACGGTCACCCTGGCGCTCTCCGGCTCCGGCGCGGGCGAGGGCCTGATCGGCTTCGAGGGCGCCGGACGGCGTACGACCACCCGCCTGCTGGAAGGCGACCTGCCGAAGTACCGCACGCTCTTCCCGACCGAGTTCAACTCCGTCGCGGTGATCGAGACGGCCCCCTTCGTCGAGGCCGTCAAGCGTGTGGCCCTGGTCGCCGAGCGCAACACCCCCGTACGGCTCAGCTTCGAGCAGGGCGTCCTCATCCTGGAAGCAGGCTCCAGCGATGACGCACAGGCTGTGGAGCGCGTGGACGCGGTGCTGGAGGGCGACGACATCTCGATCGCCTTCAACCCGACGTTCCTGCTGGACGGTCTGAGCGCGATCGACTCCCCGGTCGCCCAGCTCTCGTTCACCACGTCCACCAAGCCCGCCCTGCTCAGCGGCCGCCCGGCCGTCGACGCCGAGGCGGACGACGCGTACAAGTACCTGATCATGCCGGTGCGCCTCTCCGGCTGA